The window GGCGCCAATAGGAGGGGAGGGTGGCACGCGCCGGTGGGCGCCAACAGGGGAGGGCGGCACGCGGCCGACGCTTCCTTTCAGCGCGAGAGCACCACAGGCTGGACGAGGCTCTGCGGTAGCCGAGTCAGGAACCTGCACGCGCAGTACCGAGAAAGTGACGCAAAGGGGGTCTGTCTGACTGTACTGTTAGTTCTCTCTGATCCTTTTTCCAGCTCTTCGTGTTCCACGCCGTGAGCCCTTCGCAGTCTGCTACTTACTTTATCCAGTGTGCAACTGTGGGTAGCTTCCGAGCCCACTGGCAGGAGACGCTCTACAACATGTTCACCTTCTCCTGCCTCTTCCTGCTGCCCCTTCTCATCATGGTGCTCTGCTACGCCCGCATCCTGATCGAGATTTCCCGCAAAATGAAGAAAGCTTGTGGTGAGTGGACTGGACTCCCCCCCACTTTGCCTTTTAACAGAGATTTAGAGCTAGTGCGGGCTGCTTGCTGAGCAACATACTCTATTAAACATGCACAGCACCCCCACCCTGGGCAGCCACTGCACAGGAGCTGGAACAATGCTGGgcaattttgtacttttttttttttaatctgcattTGGAAACTAGCTTTAAGGTGCAATCGACCCAGTTTTAGCAAAAGCAGTAGATAACCCATCCCACTGTCAGGTTTTGGTATCTCTCCTTTGTTCTTTTTTGCAGTGTCTTCCAAAGAGGTTCATCTCAGACGATCCTCCAACAACATCCCCAAAGCCCGTCTAAGGACGCTGAAAATGTCTGTCGTCATTGTCCTTACATTCATTGTGTGCTGGACTCCTTACTACCTGCTGGGTATCTGGTACTGGTTTTCCCCAGAGATGCTAACAAGAGAGCGGGTGCCACCCTCCCTCAGCCACATCCTCTTCCTCTTCGGCCTCTTTAATGCATGCTTGGATCCCCTCATCTACGGTCTTTTCACCATCCACTTCCGCAGGGAGATCCGGCGAGTGTGCCGCTGCAGCAAAGGAACCAAGGGACAGAACACAGCTTCTGTGGCTACTGGCTCCTTCCGTGTCTCCACCTCTGCAGTGGCGGCTAGGAAGGCTAATGGGGCCCAGTATGGGCTGGAGGTCACTGGACTCAGTCTTCAACGTGGAAAGTGTGAGCAATGCAGGAGGAAAATGGCAGAGAGCTTCCTATGACCTGGCCCTGGTGCTGCTCGACCCTAAACCCAGGAGTACCGGAAAAAACTGTAAACCTCCCACCCCAAAAGACACAGCTGGAGAGGCCACcataataaaaaaggcctttcagCATAGTAATTGTAAGAACAGAGTGAGATACCTGTTTACTAAACAGGGTAACAGAAGTTGAACTGAATAAAGAAAGTTGTCTGTAATTTCCACTTGTTCCCTGACACTTACAAAAAGCCTAGTTCTAAGTTTTTCTCACAATAGAGCTCCAACCCCACTGCTATTCCCAGCAATCAAAACTACGCTCCACCTACATACAGACTGTGACAATGTATCACCTTCTTCTAGCAATAAGGCAACACTGCAAATACTTTCTCTGTTTTAAAGTAAATTTATTGACTGGTGACTGAA is drawn from Microcaecilia unicolor chromosome 14, aMicUni1.1, whole genome shotgun sequence and contains these coding sequences:
- the LOC115457676 gene encoding gonadotropin-releasing hormone II receptor-like gives rise to the protein MLDGKRGLLGALATVLEKMNSTFLLKTENPTHLAAVNYSWRPIEVAAQSTRPNITHPSEEVFVLPTFSTAAKVRVTITFVLFISSACFNIIALWTITQKYRKRSHVRILISNLAVADLLVTFIVMPLDAIWNITVQWYAGDLVCRVLMFLKLMAMYASAFVTVVISLDRQSAILNPLGIGDAKKKNKIMLYVAWVLSVLLAVPQLFVFHAVSPSQSATYFIQCATVGSFRAHWQETLYNMFTFSCLFLLPLLIMVLCYARILIEISRKMKKACVSSKEVHLRRSSNNIPKARLRTLKMSVVIVLTFIVCWTPYYLLGIWYWFSPEMLTRERVPPSLSHILFLFGLFNACLDPLIYGLFTIHFRREIRRVCRCSKGTKGQNTASVATGSFRVSTSAVAARKANGAQYGLEVTGLSLQRGKCEQCRRKMAESFL